The following proteins are encoded in a genomic region of Candidatus Omnitrophota bacterium:
- a CDS encoding DUF1844 domain-containing protein has protein sequence MNNEQDNDKKAMVPDFGLFISSLSMQALILLGEIDSPLTHKKEINLDQAKYVIDTIAMLKDKTQSSLTKEELSFMDNILYELRMKYTAKSGKL, from the coding sequence ATGAATAATGAACAGGATAACGATAAAAAAGCGATGGTGCCTGACTTCGGCCTTTTTATTTCGAGCTTGTCTATGCAGGCGCTAATTCTACTGGGCGAGATCGACAGCCCGCTTACTCACAAAAAAGAGATAAACCTGGACCAGGCAAAATACGTTATCGATACCATCGCAATGCTCAAAGATAAAACCCAAAGTAGTCTCACCAAAGAAGAGCTCAGCTTTATGGACAATATACTCTACGAATTACGAATGAAGTATACAGCAAAATCGGGGAAATTATAA
- a CDS encoding DNA recombination protein RmuC: protein MNFTLFLILAGVCAVLFLTIYAFSRHIKMINSTVSEQLKEINDNLRAHFVDNSRLTQERDHHIGTRLDNTTRVVGDVKELLGRVEESSRRIFEIGKDISSLQDILRAPKIRGGIGQYFLEDLLKQILPKEYYALEYEFKSKERVDAIIRLAGGMVPVDAKFPLDNFKRILSAKEDKEREAFRKCFITDVKNHIKKISEKYILPDEGTLDFALMYIPAENVYYETIIKDENLGNETGVFQYATSKKVIPVSPSSFYAYLMVILLGLKGMTIERRAKDIMQHLARIRGEFDRFSDDFGKVGRHIDNAKSAYKEGEGHLVKISDRLLKIELPESSPGEVKKIPEK from the coding sequence ATGAATTTTACCTTATTTTTAATACTTGCGGGAGTGTGCGCGGTTCTTTTTCTTACTATCTATGCCTTCTCCAGGCATATAAAAATGATAAATTCTACCGTTTCTGAGCAGTTAAAGGAGATAAACGACAATTTGAGGGCGCATTTTGTGGATAATTCGCGCCTTACGCAGGAAAGAGACCATCATATAGGCACCCGGCTGGATAATACGACACGGGTAGTAGGCGATGTTAAAGAATTATTAGGGCGCGTAGAAGAATCTAGCAGGCGGATTTTTGAAATAGGCAAGGACATATCAAGCCTGCAGGATATCCTTCGGGCACCGAAGATACGCGGCGGTATAGGGCAGTATTTTTTGGAGGATCTCTTAAAGCAGATATTGCCGAAGGAGTATTATGCGCTTGAATATGAATTCAAGAGTAAAGAAAGAGTTGACGCCATAATACGCCTTGCCGGGGGCATGGTTCCGGTAGACGCCAAATTTCCGTTAGATAATTTTAAAAGAATACTCAGCGCGAAGGAGGATAAGGAAAGAGAAGCTTTCAGAAAATGTTTTATAACGGATGTTAAAAACCACATAAAAAAGATATCCGAAAAGTATATATTGCCGGATGAGGGGACTCTTGATTTTGCGCTTATGTATATACCGGCGGAGAACGTATACTATGAAACCATAATAAAAGACGAAAACTTAGGTAACGAGACCGGCGTATTCCAATACGCAACATCAAAAAAGGTGATACCTGTCTCTCCCAGCAGTTTTTATGCTTATCTCATGGTTATACTGCTCGGCCTGAAGGGTATGACCATAGAGCGCCGCGCAAAAGACATAATGCAGCATCTTGCGCGGATAAGAGGAGAATTTGATAGGTTTTCTGATGACTTCGGCAAGGTGGGACGGCACATAGACAATGCCAAATCCGCCTACAAGGAGGGCGAAGGACATCTGGTAAAGATAAGCGACAGGTTGTTAAAAATAGAACTGCCTGAATCCTCACCGGGCGAGGTTAAAAAGATCCCCGAAAAATAG